Proteins from a single region of Argopecten irradians isolate NY chromosome 7, Ai_NY, whole genome shotgun sequence:
- the LOC138327501 gene encoding uncharacterized protein: MKGFKSLLCGVDREDDDSEPQNKPVKKGKKNKTDKGKEQTIPKTLNVSSESLASLSDGDTESHLIDRIPDPALRELFRKLQNERLQEEKKRQSRDLLLRNDLEIEIRLLEKAMEDKDEEITNLKGALLDMREAYESSKKETNSALDEINRLEAILNSFQDKRYEPQYRDDSECGKVVEAFGTLVVQLPKDEIGTTSKLSQKEENAVKEVKDAMRLVEKFIGPRWQEFAREINLPSEIIEFNEMSPDQRKTEIYWRIMYEWQKKEDVTVTKIITVCQNLGIDIYSDKPMSGQHKRALDRNRENILKDIEPKCTLNRMLKYLPIPTSLQDYVTSSEIRHRMAERLLDMLPVLGDEAFLVFYISLENIGQDFLADLLIEKPMPEEHKIILRKFEGAVAKYTFFDGHRIASCIARRLPQCMQRYLLEHNNSSTEKMKRLLEILPCLGHEAMDILIKTIYDTGCKDLASLLRGKVGEVERQLKKIKVSEEKALKKEVSTQISPDDVCVLTEETKAPLTGHRRTAYARPNSPNTRPDSPNTRPDSPNARLDSPNTRPDSPNTSDIAGDEELLWKDDYYASEMLTKEMEANAAMTDMSIEQIVDMDYTSSEPVKILKCLDRYQVLYRQNRVE, encoded by the exons atgaaaggCTTTAAAAGTTTGTTGTGTGGAGTAGATAGAGAAGATGACGACTCAGAACCCCAAAACAAACCTGTTAAAAAGGGAAAGAAGAACAAAACGGATAAGGGTAAAGAACAAACTATTCCGAAGACTTTGAATGTGTCCTCGGAGAGCTTAGCGTCGTTATCTGATGGCGATACAGAGAGTCATCTGATAGACCGCATTCCAGACCCTGCTCTTAGGGAGCTCTTTCGAAAGTTGCAAAATGAGAGACTCCAAGAAGAAAAGAAACGGCAATCCAGAGACCTGCTATTGAGGAATGACCTGGAGATAGAGATTAGATTACTGGAGAAGGCTATGGAAGATAAAGATGAAGAAATCACCAATCTTAAAGGAGCATTACTCGACATGAGGGAGGCATACGAGTCATCCAAAAAGGAGACAAATTCAGCATTGGATGAAATCAATCGCTTAGAGGCAATC CTGAACAGTTTCCAAGACAAGCGCTACGAACCACAATACCGAGACGATTCCGAATGTGGTAAGGTTGTGGAAGCATTTGGGACGCTAGTGGTTCAGCTTCCCAAAGACGAGATTGGAACGACATCAAAGCTCTCTCAGAAGGAGGAGAATGCTGTAAAAGAAGTCAAAGATGCTATGCGCTTAGTTGAAAAGTTTATAG GGCCAAGGTGGCAGGAATTCGCCCGTGAGATAAACCTACCTTCGGAAATCATTGAGTTCAACGAGATGTCGCCAGATCAGAGAAAAACGGAAATCTACTGGAGAATTATGTATGAATGGCAGAAAAAGGAAGATGTTACCGTCACAAAAATTATCACAGTCTGTCAAAACCTCGGTATCGATATCTACTCAG ATAAGCCGATGTCAGGTCAACACAAACGCGCTTTGGACAGGAACCGTGAGAACATTCTTAAGGACATTGAACCTAAATGTACACTGAATCGTATGCTCAAGTATTTGCCGATACCAACCAGTCTCCAGGATTACGTAACATCTTCAGAGATTAGACATAGAATGGCGGAAAGGCTATTGGACATGCTGCCAGTTTTAGGGGACGAGGCATTCCTGGTTTTCTATATTTCACTGGAAAACATAGGGCAGGACTTCCTAGCAGATCTTCTTATAG agAAACCGATGCCAGAAGAACATAAAATCATtcttcgcaaattcgaaggtgCTGTTgctaaatatacattttt TGATGGCCACCGTATAGCGTCATGCATTGCGAGGCGCCTGCCACAGTGTATGCAGCGTTACCTTCTGGAACACAACAACAGCAGTACCGAGAAGATGAAACGCCTGTTAGAAATACTACCTTGTCTGGGACACGAAGCAATGGATATCCTCATCAAGACCATATACGACACTGGGTGTAAAGATCTCGCCTCTCTCCTCAGAG GCAAAGTTGGAGAAGTAGAGAGGCAACTCAAGAAGATAAAAGTCTCGGAGGAAAAGGCGCTGAAAAAGGAGGTTTCTACACAGATATCGCCAGACGATGTGTGTGTTCTCACTGAAGAAACCAAAGCCCCCCTGACAGGCCACCGCCGGACCGCCTACGCTAGGCCTAACTCTCCTAACACTAGGCCTGACTCTCCTAACACTAGGCCTGACTCTCCTAACGCTAGGCTTGACTCTCCTAACACTAGGCCTGACTCTCCTAACACTAGCGACATTGCAGGGGACGAGGAACTTCTCTGGAAGGACGATTATTACGCTAGTGAAATGCTGACGAAGGAGATGGAAGCCAATGCGGCCATGACAGACATGAGTATTGAACAGATAGTAGATATGGATTATACAAGCTCCGAACCAGTGAAGATTCTAAAATGTTTGGATAGATACCAGGTACTATACAGACAGAATAGGGTTGAGTAA